The Punica granatum isolate Tunisia-2019 chromosome 4, ASM765513v2, whole genome shotgun sequence genome has a window encoding:
- the LOC116203052 gene encoding uncharacterized protein LOC116203052: MMKMMMGSNDTSSASKESNSKRSSKATCRRLGGYLRQQKGRLYIIRRCVVMLLCWHD; this comes from the coding sequence atgatgaagatgatgatgggCAGCAATGACACTTCATCGGCTTCTAAGGAGTCCAACTCCAAGAGATCATCGAAGGCAACTTGCAGAAGGCTCGGAGGGTACCTCAGGCAGCAGAAAGGCAGGCTTTACATCATCAGACGATGCGTGGTCATGCTCCTCTGCTGGCACGACTAG